From a single Sinomonas atrocyanea genomic region:
- a CDS encoding response regulator transcription factor → MGAIRAALVNDYEVVAQGLVSMLREYRDAIQVVEVDLSGTVGQPVDLTLYDTFAATQGDSEAVRRLTANPLAGKVVVYSWNLDPDLVSAALANGATAYLSKSLPARHLVSALQAVHRGELRALAPADGAGTGVRGDWPGRAEGLTPREAEVLALITQGLGNAEICERTHLSINSVKTFIRSCYRRIGVTNRSQAILWGIEHGFRPDRARIRVDEAGREER, encoded by the coding sequence ATGGGTGCGATTCGCGCGGCGCTGGTGAACGACTACGAAGTGGTCGCACAGGGCCTGGTCAGCATGCTGCGGGAGTACCGGGACGCCATCCAGGTCGTCGAGGTGGACCTCAGCGGGACCGTGGGCCAGCCGGTGGACCTCACCCTGTACGACACCTTCGCGGCCACGCAGGGCGACAGCGAGGCCGTGCGCCGGCTCACGGCCAACCCGCTCGCGGGCAAGGTGGTGGTCTACTCGTGGAATCTGGACCCCGACCTCGTCTCGGCGGCGCTCGCCAACGGGGCCACGGCGTACCTCTCCAAGAGCCTCCCCGCGCGCCACCTCGTCTCGGCGCTCCAGGCTGTGCACCGCGGCGAGCTCCGGGCGCTGGCACCGGCCGACGGAGCGGGGACCGGAGTCCGCGGCGACTGGCCGGGCCGGGCGGAGGGTCTCACCCCGCGCGAGGCCGAGGTGCTGGCCCTCATCACCCAGGGGTTGGGCAACGCGGAGATCTGCGAGAGGACGCACCTCTCGATCAACTCCGTCAAGACGTTCATCCGCAGCTGCTACCGCCGGATCGGGGTGACGAACCGGAGCCAGGCGATCCTGTGGGGCATCGAGCACGGCTTCCGCCCGGACCGGGCACGGATCCGGGTCGACGAGGCGGGGCGGGAAGAGCGCTAG
- a CDS encoding CapA family protein — MRIALVGDIMLGRLVDERLRTAPPASVWGDTLPVLADADLRLANLECVLARGGSPWPGKVFHFRSAPRNVACLAAARVEAVSLANNHTLDFGPEALGETLDLLDGAGIRHAGAGWDDDAAWAPAVVRAGGLDVGLVAFTDNTPEWAAAPRRAGVAYAPVDAAHPLGRRLRELVRATRDAVDVLIVSAHWGGNWGAEVPAEHRALAHLLVEDGADLVFGHSPHIVRGIEVHRGRPIIYGAGDFIDDYAVDPVERNDQSFIFGVDFDGGGAAVGLALWPTLIADRRAMLAGRSGRPIAARMERLCAALGTPAVWEPGEGRLTLALA, encoded by the coding sequence ATGCGGATCGCACTGGTGGGCGATATCATGCTCGGCCGCCTCGTGGACGAGCGGCTGCGCACGGCGCCGCCCGCCTCGGTCTGGGGAGACACCCTGCCGGTGCTCGCGGACGCGGACCTGCGCCTCGCCAACCTCGAGTGCGTCCTCGCCCGGGGCGGCTCGCCCTGGCCGGGCAAGGTCTTCCACTTCCGTTCCGCACCCCGCAATGTCGCGTGCCTGGCCGCGGCCCGCGTCGAGGCGGTCTCGCTCGCGAACAACCACACGCTCGACTTCGGTCCCGAGGCGCTGGGGGAGACCCTCGACCTCCTCGACGGCGCGGGCATCCGCCACGCCGGCGCGGGGTGGGACGACGACGCCGCGTGGGCGCCCGCCGTCGTGCGCGCGGGAGGGCTCGACGTCGGCCTCGTCGCCTTCACCGACAACACCCCGGAGTGGGCCGCGGCCCCGCGGCGCGCGGGGGTGGCGTACGCCCCGGTGGACGCCGCGCATCCGCTCGGGCGCCGGCTCCGCGAGCTGGTCCGGGCCACGCGCGACGCGGTGGACGTCCTCATCGTCTCGGCGCACTGGGGCGGCAACTGGGGCGCCGAGGTGCCCGCCGAGCACCGCGCCCTCGCGCACCTCCTCGTGGAGGACGGCGCCGACCTCGTCTTCGGCCACTCGCCGCATATCGTCCGGGGCATCGAGGTCCACCGCGGCCGCCCCATCATCTACGGCGCGGGCGACTTCATCGACGACTACGCGGTCGACCCGGTCGAGCGCAACGACCAGTCCTTCATCTTCGGCGTGGACTTCGACGGCGGCGGCGCTGCCGTGGGGCTCGCGCTCTGGCCGACCCTCATCGCAGACCGCCGCGCGATGCTCGCGGGCCGGTCCGGCCGCCCGATCGCTGCCCGGATGGAACGGCTGTGCGCCGCGCTCGGCACGCCGGCGGTGTGGGAGCCGGGCGAGGGGCGCCTGACCCTGGCGCTCGCCTGA
- a CDS encoding LysM peptidoglycan-binding domain-containing protein translates to MSILPQISLRTPLPFDILGAQVAVTGLGSAFEGVYGSVVVRDGAGHVVAESNLLGGGHGFSLFHSAFGLGVPSTPEGTVTVQATNPSGLPENAASVTVPVTFGRTLMGGTYSGFTLHTVVEGDTLSGIARDVYGDEGRAGALFTANRDILFDPDVLYPGLALRVPMA, encoded by the coding sequence ATGTCGATCCTGCCGCAGATCAGCCTCCGCACCCCGCTCCCCTTCGACATCCTCGGCGCCCAGGTGGCCGTGACCGGGCTGGGGTCCGCGTTCGAGGGCGTGTACGGCTCCGTCGTGGTGCGGGACGGCGCCGGCCACGTGGTCGCCGAGTCGAATCTGCTCGGCGGGGGCCACGGGTTCTCGCTGTTCCACAGCGCGTTCGGCCTCGGGGTGCCGTCGACCCCCGAGGGCACGGTGACCGTCCAGGCGACCAACCCGAGCGGCCTGCCGGAGAACGCGGCCTCCGTGACGGTCCCGGTGACCTTCGGCCGCACGCTCATGGGCGGGACCTATTCCGGATTCACGCTGCACACGGTCGTGGAGGGCGACACGCTCTCGGGGATCGCGAGGGACGTCTACGGCGACGAGGGCAGGGCGGGGGCGCTCTTCACCGCGAACCGGGACATCCTGTTCGACCCGGACGTCCTCTACCCGGGTCTCGCGCTGCGCGTCCCCATGGCCTGA
- a CDS encoding glycoside hydrolase family 15 protein, with protein MMAGIPGVPIADYGLLGDTRTAALVSSAGSVDWLCAPSFDGLPVFGALVGGEQAGSFAAGPEPSLPPAARRYRRGTATLETEWDASGGRLLLEEAMVAETGGSLAPASVLVRRLSASRGPVEVSIVLDPRPGGSRCRWSRRGAHLVAEAGRLALSFTADPPLAVRPGMPSRAVVAPGRPITLVLSIAHGEPLVLLDPASAWDLVAADEDRWRAWCAEVDEDLPRREAVVRSLLTLRLLSFSPSGAPVAAPTTSLPEDLGGLRNWDYRYTWPRDASLGARTFLAVGKTDDAARFLGWLLHASRLDRPRLPALLTLWGTPVPVERTLPGWPGYRGSEPVRVGNLAASQHQLDGYGWVLDAAWAFAEGGHRLSSEMWRAMRSFADYVAERWQDPDAGIWEIRGAPAHHVHSKVMAWLALDRALRIASRQGARAQKLRRWQEARDGIEAEVRARGVDPSTGTYRRAYGSDDPDAALLMIPGLGFEDSGSPRLAATVERIARELAAGGPLLYRYPPGRDGLPGGEGAFLPCSFWMVEALALAGRRTEAEAALEALLGLATPLGLYGEEMDPDTLEHLGNFPQCLTHAALVQAALALRATASPRPPAT; from the coding sequence ATGATGGCCGGCATTCCTGGCGTGCCGATCGCTGACTATGGGCTGCTGGGCGACACACGCACGGCGGCACTGGTGTCCTCCGCCGGCTCCGTCGACTGGCTCTGTGCGCCTTCCTTCGATGGCCTTCCCGTCTTCGGCGCCCTTGTGGGAGGCGAGCAGGCCGGGTCCTTCGCCGCGGGCCCCGAACCATCCCTGCCGCCTGCCGCCCGCCGGTACCGGCGCGGAACAGCCACGCTGGAGACGGAGTGGGATGCCAGTGGCGGGCGGCTGCTGCTGGAGGAGGCGATGGTGGCGGAGACGGGCGGGTCGCTGGCCCCGGCCTCTGTCTTGGTGCGCCGGCTCAGCGCTTCCCGAGGACCTGTCGAGGTCTCGATCGTGCTCGACCCCCGGCCCGGCGGGTCCCGCTGCCGCTGGAGCCGCCGTGGAGCCCACCTCGTGGCCGAGGCCGGGCGTCTGGCCCTGTCCTTCACGGCAGATCCGCCCTTGGCGGTGCGGCCCGGCATGCCGTCGCGGGCCGTCGTCGCGCCCGGGCGGCCAATCACCCTGGTGCTCTCCATCGCCCACGGTGAGCCCCTCGTGCTTCTCGATCCCGCCTCGGCGTGGGACCTGGTCGCCGCGGACGAGGACAGGTGGCGGGCGTGGTGCGCGGAGGTCGACGAAGACCTGCCGCGCCGGGAGGCCGTGGTGCGGAGCCTGCTGACCCTGCGCCTGCTGAGCTTCTCTCCCTCAGGCGCCCCGGTCGCCGCGCCCACCACCTCCCTGCCCGAGGATCTCGGAGGCCTACGGAACTGGGACTACCGCTACACGTGGCCCCGCGACGCGAGTCTGGGAGCGCGCACTTTCCTCGCTGTCGGGAAGACCGACGACGCCGCGCGGTTCCTGGGCTGGCTGCTCCATGCCAGCCGGTTGGACCGGCCGCGCCTTCCAGCACTGCTCACGCTGTGGGGCACGCCCGTGCCCGTCGAGCGGACCCTGCCGGGCTGGCCCGGCTACCGGGGCAGCGAACCCGTCCGCGTCGGGAATCTGGCGGCGAGCCAGCATCAGCTCGACGGGTACGGCTGGGTGCTGGACGCGGCGTGGGCCTTTGCCGAGGGCGGGCACCGACTCTCCTCCGAGATGTGGCGGGCCATGCGCTCGTTCGCCGACTACGTGGCAGAGCGCTGGCAGGACCCGGACGCTGGGATCTGGGAGATCCGCGGTGCCCCAGCACATCACGTGCACTCAAAGGTGATGGCGTGGCTCGCACTGGATCGGGCGCTGCGGATCGCCTCGCGGCAGGGGGCGCGCGCCCAGAAGCTGCGCCGCTGGCAGGAGGCCCGGGATGGGATCGAGGCCGAGGTCAGGGCGCGGGGAGTCGATCCGTCCACCGGGACCTACCGCCGTGCCTACGGCTCGGACGATCCTGATGCGGCCCTGCTGATGATCCCGGGGCTGGGGTTCGAGGATTCGGGATCCCCGCGTCTCGCGGCCACAGTCGAGCGGATAGCCCGGGAGCTCGCGGCGGGCGGCCCGCTCCTCTACCGGTACCCTCCCGGCCGGGACGGGCTGCCCGGGGGCGAGGGAGCGTTCCTCCCCTGTTCCTTCTGGATGGTCGAGGCGCTCGCACTCGCCGGCCGGCGCACCGAGGCGGAGGCCGCCTTAGAGGCCCTGCTGGGGCTCGCGACGCCCCTGGGCCTCTACGGCGAGGAAATGGACCCGGACACCCTCGAACACCTCGGCAACTTCCCGCAGTGCCTCACCCATGCGGCCCTGGTGCAGGCTGCGCTCGCCCTGCGGGCCACCGCCTCCCCTCGCCCTCCAGCGACGTAG
- a CDS encoding MFS transporter, giving the protein MSLREENPDQASLADAPALVADESGAPSTRSAAKPTGVRWKLFILLLVLVTVNYVDRGSISVALPIIQKEFALSPELVGLLLSAFFWTYALMQVPVGWLIDRFGPRKVVTASCVGWGAATAASGMAGGFLSMFIARAAIGVTEAGVMPAGGKLNALWMHSKERGRGATILDAGAPLGAGVGGILITWLIAATGGWRMSFVIAGIATVALGALIWWYVRDNPRDHRAVNAAEAEYIEASHAAEDAEAAAAGSTSKRGLLPYLKFRSFWAMCFGWLGFNGVFYGLLTWGPLYLAQAKHFNLSSIGWSTFVIFGAGFVGEILGGTLADRLRARGHGANLVMRSLLGVSSLIVAGGLVGVTVVGDPLTAVALLSVVLFFLRWVGLFWAVPATLGGRTNAGVLGGAMNLSGNIAGFVTPIAVGLIVGATGGYTWALLYFVGSAIITGISVLTLDYSRRLPV; this is encoded by the coding sequence ATGTCCCTTCGAGAAGAGAACCCAGACCAGGCGTCCCTCGCCGACGCCCCGGCGCTCGTCGCCGACGAGTCCGGGGCCCCGTCCACCCGGTCCGCCGCCAAGCCCACGGGCGTCCGCTGGAAGCTGTTCATCCTGCTGCTGGTCCTCGTGACCGTGAACTACGTGGACCGCGGGTCCATCTCGGTCGCGCTGCCCATCATCCAGAAGGAGTTCGCCCTCTCCCCCGAGCTCGTCGGCCTGCTGCTCTCCGCCTTCTTCTGGACCTACGCGCTCATGCAGGTCCCGGTAGGCTGGCTCATCGACCGCTTCGGCCCCCGCAAGGTCGTCACCGCCTCGTGCGTCGGCTGGGGCGCGGCCACCGCCGCCTCCGGCATGGCCGGCGGATTCCTGAGCATGTTCATCGCCCGCGCCGCCATCGGCGTCACCGAGGCCGGCGTGATGCCGGCCGGCGGCAAGCTGAACGCCCTCTGGATGCACTCCAAGGAGCGCGGACGCGGCGCCACGATCCTCGATGCGGGCGCACCCCTCGGGGCCGGCGTCGGCGGCATCCTCATCACCTGGCTCATCGCCGCCACCGGCGGCTGGCGGATGTCCTTCGTGATCGCCGGCATCGCCACCGTGGCCCTCGGCGCCCTCATCTGGTGGTACGTGCGGGACAACCCCCGCGACCACAGGGCCGTCAACGCCGCCGAGGCGGAGTACATCGAGGCCTCGCACGCCGCCGAGGACGCCGAGGCCGCGGCCGCCGGCAGCACGTCCAAGCGCGGCCTCCTGCCCTACCTGAAGTTCCGCTCGTTCTGGGCCATGTGCTTCGGCTGGCTCGGCTTCAACGGCGTCTTCTACGGGCTGCTCACCTGGGGCCCGCTCTACCTGGCCCAGGCCAAGCACTTCAACCTGAGCTCGATCGGCTGGTCCACCTTCGTGATCTTCGGTGCAGGGTTCGTCGGGGAGATCCTCGGCGGCACCCTCGCGGACCGGCTCCGCGCCCGCGGCCACGGCGCCAACCTCGTCATGCGCTCCCTCCTCGGCGTCTCGAGCCTGATAGTCGCCGGCGGCCTCGTCGGGGTGACGGTGGTGGGCGATCCCCTCACCGCCGTGGCCCTCCTGTCCGTGGTCCTGTTCTTCCTGCGCTGGGTCGGCCTCTTCTGGGCCGTCCCGGCCACCCTCGGCGGGCGCACCAACGCGGGCGTCCTCGGCGGCGCGATGAACCTCAGCGGCAACATCGCCGGCTTCGTCACCCCGATCGCCGTCGGCCTCATCGTGGGCGCGACCGGCGGCTACACCTGGGCGCTGCTGTACTTCGTCGGATCCGCGATCATCACGGGCATCTCGGTGCTCACGCTGGACTACAGCCGGAGGCTTCCGGTCTGA
- a CDS encoding GntR family transcriptional regulator: MAQPIEEPLRDRPLREVIRDTLRTRIFEGYYAPGTRLIERDLAAEFNVSRLPVREALRMLGQEGLLAERATRGSVVASLSEKEVEDLFDVRASLEVLACRLASQRATPEDLARLDGLLADASDALARGSINEAHRFNNDFHDEVTKIADNTFLRTALEPLQGRMHWLFRHVTDLPELIEEHRALLAAIASGDPERAAAQSARHIGKYREQYPDTV; this comes from the coding sequence ATGGCACAGCCAATCGAGGAGCCCCTCCGGGACCGGCCCCTCCGCGAGGTCATCCGTGACACCCTGCGGACCCGCATCTTCGAGGGCTACTACGCGCCGGGGACGCGGCTGATCGAGCGCGACCTCGCCGCGGAGTTCAACGTCTCCCGGCTGCCGGTCCGCGAGGCCCTGCGGATGCTCGGCCAGGAGGGGCTGCTCGCGGAGCGGGCCACCCGCGGGTCCGTCGTGGCGTCGCTGAGCGAGAAGGAGGTCGAGGACCTCTTCGACGTGCGCGCCTCCCTCGAGGTCCTCGCGTGCCGGCTCGCGTCCCAGCGGGCCACCCCGGAGGACCTCGCCCGACTCGACGGCCTCCTCGCCGACGCCTCGGACGCCCTCGCGCGCGGCAGCATCAACGAGGCGCACCGCTTCAACAACGACTTCCACGACGAGGTCACGAAGATCGCGGACAACACCTTCCTCCGCACGGCGCTCGAGCCCCTCCAGGGCCGCATGCACTGGCTCTTCCGCCACGTCACGGACCTGCCCGAGCTGATCGAGGAGCACCGGGCGCTCCTCGCGGCCATCGCCAGCGGCGACCCCGAGCGGGCCGCGGCCCAGTCGGCCAGGCACATCGGCAAGTACAGGGAGCAGTACCCGGACACGGTCTGA